TGTTGGGTCTGTTAGTTACTGACACATTTTGTGTTTGACAGATGAAAAGGAAACATGTAGGCATTAGACAAGTATACGATGCTCGTGCGTTGAGGGTGATTGTTGGAGACAAAAACGGTGCATTGCATGGACCTGCAGTCAGGAGTTGCTACAACATCCTTGACATAGTACACaggtttcttgtgaatttaattatTTATTCAACAAGGTCTAGACATGCTAAAAGTTTGCTACTTGACTAAACAAATGCTTAATTTGATGTATCGGTGTAGCACTATCGCATTTCTGTGTTACTTGGCCTTTTTATCATCATGGATGTTCTTTGTGTATAATTTAAGGCCCATATTTTAATTGTCTGCTTTATCCGCATGTGCAGGCTATGGACTCCAATCGATGGGGAGTTTGATGACTATATTATCAACCCTAAGGGCAGCGGTTACCAAGTAAGCATCATCTCTCGCCAAATAAAACATCATTATGCATTGATAGGTGGTACCCTCAGCCATTTGTAGCCAGTGTTAATGCGTAAGTATGAGAATTAATCCTAAAATTCCAGTGTGCTTAGTTTTGCACTGGAACTGCTAATCGCCCAAGTTAGTAATGGTTTTATGCTGTCCTTACCATGAACTATTTTAGAGTTGAACCCTGACCTGCTTGTTAAATCAATTACAAGACTGCCTTGTTTACTGACTCCTTCCATCCCCTATTTGCACTCAAACTTTCCTGCTGGCTATTTTCTGTTCTAGTCACTCCATACAGCAGTTCAGGCATCCGATAGCTCACCTCTGGAGGTCCAAATTAGGACCCAGGTAGATAAAGTTTCTTCCTATTTTGTTTGAATAGATGCTTAACAGTTCGTCCTGATCCTGTTGGAGGTTGTTGTCCACAGCGAATGCATGAGTACGCAGAGTATGGACTGGCTGCGCACTGGTTGTACAAGGAGAGCAATGTTAACACGGGAAGTGGCATGGGTAACAAGATAAAACAAAGTACGTTGTATGCATCAAGTTCTTCAGAAGATGAAATAACAGACGGTGTGCCCTCAAAGTATATTTCTATGAAAGTGGGGCATCCGGTCCTCAGAATTGATGGTAATCACTTACTGGCAGCTGTCATTGTCAGGTATAGCTTCAACTTCAATTATGAACATACTTTATTGTTTATTTTGTAGCATTTGTTATTGCAGTTGATATCTGTTGTGTAAGTCAAATTGCAGCATAGAAAAAGGGGGTAAAGAATTGCTTGTTGCTGTACGTTTTACCCTTGAAGCTTCTGAAGATGTAGCTGAGCGACGATCTTCCTTTCAGTTGAAGCGTTGGGAAGCTTATGCTAGGCTTCATAAGAAGGTATATGTGATAATGACAATTTTTCGTTTATGGATTCTGCATGTGAGAAGGTCTTTATTTCTATCTCACACTCATACTTATTTCAGGTAACTGAGAAATGGTGGTGTGCACCAGGACACGGTGACTGGTCAACAAACCTGGAGAAGTACATACTATGCCGGGATGGTATATACCATAAGGTTTGCATGGCTGAAACATTACTACTTAGTATCAATTTGTTTCTGCACTCTGTTATTTTTTTTGTTCATTTGGTTTTAATTTGAATGGTCTATGTTGAAATATCATTTGTTCTTTTTTCAATTTTGGGACTAGTTGTGCATGCCAGTGTGGAAAATTTGCTCAAATTGAAACTTGGAGTGCTGATGACTAAGTCATTGTGTACTAGGTTATTGTTGTTCATATGGTTGATTGATATCCCGTACACCTTTAATGCCTTCTGTAGCAAGACCAATTTGGGAGACTTTTGCCGACATTTATTCAAATAATTGATTTgacggaagaggaagaggaggagtacTGGATGGTTGTATCTGCAGTATTTGAAGGCAAAGAAACCTCCACTCTGACATCTGAATCGAGCAACGGTGATAGATCAACTTCTGACCTTCCAATCTCTACTCCCTTGAGTGATCCCATCAACAATAAGGTCAACATGGCGTTGCCATTTTTCACATCTACTTTGTTTAGTGAAAGGAAACCTCGGTTTCTCACTGCTTATTCATTATATGTGCCATAGGTTCATTTGCTCAGGACAATGCTTCAATGGGAGGAGCAAGTACGCCGTCGAGCATCGGTAGCAGAGAGAAGTCTCGGCGCAAAATCGCTGACCGATCCAATTCTTCGCGAGGTGGCCATCATCTGCTGGCCGTATGGGAAGATAATGAGGATGAGTACTGGCAGCACAGCGGCTGACGCCGGTAGAAGATTGGGCGTGGATGGGAAGCTCCTATGGGTCAATGGCCTACTCGTGCTGCCTCAAACTGAGctcaaggatggagatatagtCGAAGTGAGGACGTAGTTGCGATTTCCTCCACACGGTTGTCAGGGTAATTGATCAGATTGGCTCATTGATACAGGGGATGCAAAATGCAAAAGAATATTAGGCGTAGACAAAGCCAAAACCTCCGAAGTGTACAGTCCATCTGTGGAAATGGAAAATAATCGAAGGAAGCAGGCAGGGAGTAACAAGGTGTTGTATTCTGTACATATGCGACCAGGTACCAACTGCACGTGTCCTTGTTCACAGTAGTAGTGTACTAATTTCAGCATGTAAAAAAAACTGTACTGAGTAATATATGTACAATGGTTGCCTGTAAAGAAAAAAGAGTAATATGTACAATGAGTAGTCGAGTTCTTTGGCAGTGCCATTTATTTTGGAATCTGGATCACTTGAGCTTCTCCGCATAGTACcactactactccctctgtttctgaATATAAGTTTTATTTCACTATGGATTACAtaagaatgtatatagacatattttacaaatgtaaattcactcattttatttTGTATGCAGTCTGTAGTAGAAAAAAAACCCTTATATTTAGAAGCGATGGGAGTACATGTTTATTCTGTAGTACTGTTGTTGAAAGAAGAACAGGCAATGACCTCCGCTAGCAGAGAAAATACATCATCGCAATTTATTTATTTGAGCAAATACGAGGGAGAAAAACTGGGCTGTTCAAAATAAAGCGTCATTGATTTTCAAGTAATTTTTGTGTCGCAAGCAAACCCGTTCCTTTTCACACACCTCGGCAACAAGGAAAACAGTTAATTTCCACACGGAAACCCTTTTGTCTGTGAAAATCCATGAGGTTTCAATTGGCTCGGCAATAATGTGACAACCAATGAAGCATCAGATACTGTAGAAAAGACGATCTCCATTTATGGCAAAATCGGGAAGCCTCGAACGATCCAATCCATCCATCAATCAATCAACGCCTTCCAAACCCGCAAAGCGAAGCGTGTTTACACCTCACGCAACCCCGGGACCCACACGGCAGCGAGGCCGGTAAAAACCCGGGAATAATCAATAGGGACAGATCTGCGGACAGCGCGTTCGCTCGTACGGCGTCTCCCTCCGGGCCCGCGCGCAGCCCTGCGGAGCCGCCACGCGGATCTGGCCCCTGTTCAAACATTCAAAAAAGGATGGCAAGGGCAAACCCTAGCCTAGGCGAGCGGAGCGCCGCCTCGCCCCCCAACGGTCATAAAGCCCGACCCGAACGAGCTCCTATATAACCCCTCGCCCCCCCCGATTTGCCCCGCCGCATCCCAGCATTCATTTCGCCGATCCACGAGCAAATCCATCCGCCGAGCCGCGCCGCGCCAcgtcgggaggaggaggaggtaggTGAGAGAGAcagatggagatggagatggcgacggaggcggcggcggcggccatggacTTCAACGCCCTCTCGCGCCGCGAGCTCCAGGCGCTCTGCAAGCTCAACGGCGTCCGCGCCAACATGACCAACCTCGCCATGGTCGAGGCCCTCCAGTCCCTTCCCTCGGTAAGCCGCCCGCCCGATTCACGGTTTTTGAGATGTGCAAATGTTTCGTCGCGGGATTCGTTGTTAGGGGTGAGGGTTCCGGTGGATGAATTCGGGTTTTGATGTGGGTTTTTTTTGCTGCCGATGTTGTTGTGGTGGGCTATTATCAGGTGGACGGGATCGACCAGATCGGCACCACGCTCGGCCTCCCGACCCCAGGCAAGTCAGCGATGAAGTCGGCCCTCAGGGCCACGCCGGCGGCCCGGGAGGaccagaagcagcagcagcagctaggGAGCCCGCTCCCGCGCGGCCGCCGCGTCTCGGTCAAGTCGCCCGAGGCCATCCGGATGGACGTCGAGGAGGGCGAGGACGAGGCGAAGCGGAATTTCATCAAGGAGATCGTGAGGACCCCCGGCGTCGCGCTGCGCAGCACCAGCCGCCGCCCGCGGGCCACGCCAGCGCCGCTCCCGACCCCCGCGGCCGGCACTCTGCGGAGGAGTCAGAGGTCGACCAGGAAGACTGACAATGCCGTTGAGGTCGAGGCGTCCACCGCTAAGAGATCCACTAGGAGGACTGCGAGATCGAAGGTGATGTTTGATTTGGACCACGAAGAGGAGGATTCGACCGCGCTCAACGAGGAGAAGGTGCAGGATGCAGAGCCCAAGGGTGAGAGCCATttccttcccttcccttcccctAATCAATTTGCTTGATTGTTCGATTCTCCTGGAGGCGGTTTTTCATGCGAGTTTTCTTCTCATCATGCAGGTGTTACTTCTGACGAAAAGTGTGATGgtcctgaggaggaggaggaggaggagcaagtTACAAAGCTTCCGGAAGAAGGAAACAGCAAAGCGGATGAACCAGAGCAGGGAGATGAAGGTAATAACATATGTCAATGATTCCGATTAATGTTATAAGTTGGTTTCTGTATTGTTTGAGAATAGTTACTGATTCGACTTCCTGATTGTGCAGTGGTTTCTTCTGTTGTGCCCATTGAATCTGCTGACAAGAGCTGTGATAATTCTAAGCTCGATGAAGTTGTGGAAGAGGCTACCAAGCTCCAGGAAGGTAAGATGGTTCAATTCACCCATGCATCAGAATTCAGAATCCATCCATCTATTAAGGCTCTAGCTATTAAAAATTCATCGATTTATTCTTGTTTTATCTGTACTAAGTCAAGATTTGCAGTTTGAAATTTATTCCTCTGGTTCTTGTTTATCTGTACTGATCAGCACTCTGGATTGTTGCATTGGTCTAAAATGTTTAATTTCAAAACATTCATCTGTTTGTCTCTACTTATCAAGAGCTTTCTGAAATGTATCCATTTGTTTTTAAACTCTAGGCTGTGGCAGTTAAAAATTCGTCCATTTATTCTCGTGTTATTTGTACTCAGTCTAGATTTGCATTTAAAAAGTCATTCACCTGTTACTTGTTTATATGTACCCGTTAGTACTCTAGATTGTTGCATTAGGACAAATGTTTCATTTCAAACTTCATATGCTCATCTCAAAATGTATCCGTTTGTTCCTTGTTTTATCTATAGCCAATAGGATCTtgattgtagcaagtagcaacccaAAACTCACCCATGTATGTACTTTTGTATTTTTTAAATTATGTCTTTTATCCGTTGTTTCTATTTGCTAATTATGAACCACCATGCATCTGTAGCTGCAGTTGAGGAAGAACAGAAGCTTGCCAGTGCTGAGAGGTCTGTTCCCTTGCCAGCAATGGAGGATTCACCTATCTTAGGTGTCATTTCCAAGGCCACACCGGAACCAGAGGAAGCCATCAACGAAGATGCTTTCAATTCCACCGCTGAGGCTGCTGATGTTCCTAACAAGATGATCCCAGCTGCTGTGACAGAAAAGGAAGAGATCAACAGTGCCAGTGAAGATAAGAAAGTAGCTGTTGTTGAAGAGGAAGCCATCAACGAAGATGTTTTCTATTCCACCGCTGAGGCTGCTGATGTCCCTAACAAGATGATCCCAGCTGCTGTGACAGAAAAGGAAGTTGCTGGTGATGATTTGAAGGAAGATGCTTTCAATTCCACCGTTGAGGCTTCTGATGTTCTTAACGAGAATATGaccccaactgatgtgacagagaAGGAAATTGCTGCTGATGATTTCCAGGAAGATGCTTTCAATTCCACCGTTAAGGCTTCTGATGCTCTTAACGAGATGACCCCAGCTGCTGTGATAGAGAAGGAAGTTGCTGCTACTGATTTCAAGGAAGATGCTCTCAATTCCCCCGTTGAGACTGCTGATGCTCCTATCGAGATGACACCAGCTCCGGTGACAGGGAAGGATGTTGCTGCTGATGATATTAAGGAAAATGCTTTCAGTTCAACTGTTGAGACTGCTGATGCTCCTAACAAGATGATTCCAGCTGCTGTTACAGAGAAGGAAGTCGCTGATGATGATTTGCCACAGAGTGATCTGACAGAAGATGAGAGTGCTGAGGAACATGACCTTGACGGAGTGGGCAGCGAGGAGGATGACCTCAGTGAGTACAGCTGTGAGGAGGATGACCCCAGTGAGTACAGCTGCGAGGAGGATGACCCCAGCGAGTACAgcagcgaggaggaggatgacctcactaaggaggatatGCAGAAGGTGACCGACTCTGCTGTCGTGAACTTttattctgatgaagaggaggaccTCGAGGACGAGGATATgcagaaggctaacgactccactGAAGCTAACTTTGATTctaatgaagaagaggaggatctcAAGATGCCGGAGACAGTTGAAGAACCTAAAGAAAATGAGGAGAGTGGGGAGGAAGATGATTTCAGCGCTGATCTGTCATCAGAGTTTGACGATGTTGAACTCAGTGATGCTGAAACTGAAAGCCCCAGCTCTCTGGTGGCGGTTGAGGGAATCCATGCTGCCCCTGCCTCATCTGCAGCCAAGACTGTTGACTCTGCCATCACTAACATGAGCCTAAGGAAGCTTAAAAGTGCTTTAAAGGATGGTCTTGAAGCCAAGACTGCTGACTCTGCCATCACCGAAGAACTTGAAGAATCCAGCGAGGGCAGTGAGGTTTCTCAGCACGTCGATACCATCGTCGAGACACTAGACAAGGTCGCCATCACTGAGGAGAAGTGCCCAAAGCAAAATGCCGCCCTCACCAACATGAGCCTAAGGAAGCTCAAGAGTGCTTTGAAGGAGGGTCTTATTGCTGCCAAGGTAATGACAATTGACAAACCTCTGTTAATATATCTCATCTCTGCTAATTTTTCTTGTGTTCCTTGTACCTTACGTACATGACTTCTGAGATGCCTGTCCTTTCTCTGGTGCAGGAAGGGAAGAAGCTGGTCATCACCGCCGACGAAGGCAGCAGGGTGGCGCTCGCGGAGCTGGACGACAACGCCGAGTACTGATCGGCACTAGAGTTCACTGGAATCATCAAGCATCTGCTGGGACTGAATGAAGGAGAGATGGCTCTAGTTGTGAAGTGATAACTAGGCTTTGCCTTTTTTCATTTCCAAATGCTGCGGAGGAGTGAAACGCTCAAAATTTTCGTGTGTGTGTGGGTCGAGAGCATCgggttgtgaaaccatggtttctCTAAACCAACCTATACAGTTCGTGTCGGTTCTCTCCCACCCTTGTTTCGTTTTTCTGGTCATTCGTGTTTGTTCCGTGGTATGTCGAATGGATATGGATTATATAATGAATgatatatacacatatatataccGGTTCATTATGCTTCTGTTGCCTTGTTAATCAAATGTGAATCTAGCAATCTCAACAGCTTCTTGTTCGTTTCATCTAGTAATATATATGGAGCGCTCAGGAATGAATTTGCCATGAGTTATCATTAGTCATTCCTActaagagggtgtttggatcactagagactagagactagtagtagtcaccttTAGTCAGTAAACCTCCAAACACCCCTGACTAATGGGTGACTAAAACTAGTTTAGTCCCTAGTCACCCCACCCCCAACTAAAAGTGACTAAAGTCTCTTCTTCAATTAATGGCTCATCCTCCCATGCTGGCACACCAATGGAAGGGAGATAAATGAGAATAATTTAATATAGAGACATTTAATGctgactagtagtagtcaccttCCAAACAGGACCTGACTAAAAACTTTTAGTCTGACTACTACTAGTATATTGACTTGCTTATCATGGAGCAACAATCATAGTGTTAGTGTCTTCGCATCCTGGTTCGTACACTATAATATCAGTCAAGTCGCTGTTAGTTTGGCCAGTGCTCTTGCGTCAGTATCTTTGTTTTGTATGCAAGCAAATTCTTGCTCTTGAGTTTTGGTCCTGATCCTTTCCCCTCTTTGTTCTctgtctttttttttttttgagatagaTTGTTCTGTGTTTGAACTGCTTATATCTGTTATATACAAGCAGAGAGTGTGTGTTCTTAGCAGGAATTCTTCATCTCATGTAACTCTATCTGAGGGAGAGAAATATTGTAGCTCATTTGTTAGCTGCTCATGTGTAAGGATCCTAGACTTGTGTGTGGACGGGAGATCCTCTAGCCTTCATTGTAACTATGTTCGAAAATTAATAAAAGTTGCCATGATGGCTTAAAATTGTATAATTGAAGTTGCCATGAAAACAGTAAGAGTTCCTCATGGGTTTGAAAAGTTTGTAGTCCTAAGATTTTGTCTGCAATATTCATGTGAACGCTTCATTTTAATAATCAGAAGGAGAGTTCTGGCCAAGGAGTTTTGGCTTGAAGTATCCTCAAAATATGACACGTGAGTCAACGAtctctgttttttctttttttattttaatttcccCTTTTTGTTTAAATTCCATGAcccttttttcaaattcatgaacatttttaaaattgattttttaaaaagtatttcaaATTCATGTTTTCTTAATTCATAATCATATTTTgatttcatgaacttttttcatattcatgaatattttttggaTTCACAatcatttttgaattcatgaacaaTTTTCAAATTTATGAACTTTTCCAATATTCATGAACTATTTCGAATTTGAGAACAATTTGTCAAACTTGCATTCATATCCGTGAATATTTTTCGGACACTGAACTTGTTAGAATTTGCGAATTTATCacatattcatgaataatatttttattttgataATGTTTTTGAATTTGATAATACTTTTGTCAAAGTTGTGTTCATATTCATGAACACTTTCTAAATTCAATATCCTTTATCATATTCGAGAACTTTTTTCTAAATTCGTGAACTTCTTTCATATTCATGAATACTTTTCGATTTTGGAAAGTTTTGACAAACTCGCGAGCACTTTTTGTTTTCATCATCCTGTTCAAATCTTAAAAACCATTTTTTGGTAGTAATTGATTTTTTACAAAAAATAGTTGCATATGAGTGTTTTCTTAGAAAATCTTATGAATGTGTCTAAGTTGGTGATCTACCTCACGGTCGAACTGAATTGAGTGAGCGAGGGACCGAAGGGATTGGGCCATGGCCCGCTAAGCTCGAGCCGAAGACGCTAATGAGGTGGTCTTCGCAGTTCGCTATACTATTTTGGGAGCAATCTATTAAGGTTTACCACTTGGAGGCCTGCAGCATGGATCATTTTGTTGGTCGGGAGCGCACCAAGTGGTGCGCACATTCGCAACCACGTTGTGCGCTTGACCCATATTTTGTTATTTTTCTGCACCCGTTTTCATGGTTCATTTGGTTTTTCCGTCTTTGCTTGTTTTCCCTAGATTTTAGACGTTTTTTTTGTGAAGCACTGCTTTTTCTTGAGAAACACAACATGTGCTTCCGCGAGAAGCAAAAGTTATACTTTAAAAAAAGAGGAAAGTATAGTTTGTGCTTTCGTGAGAGGCACTGTGCTTCTACGAGAAACACGAATGTGCTTACCGAAAAGGGGAAAATACAGTTGTGCTTCCAAGAGCTATGCTTGTTGAAAAGGGAAACACAAAATCACGCTTTCATTTTTTTTTGGAAAGgcatagttgtgcttccctttgCACAACTGTGCTTCATATTTGGTTTTCGATTTTCGTTACTTTTGgtcattttttttggtttttgataTTTTCTTTTTTCTACTTTTTATTTCAGTAGCCATTCATGATTTGGACGCAAGATgcaagagataaaacattttgataGGATGAATCTATGAAAAAGAGCAAAACTCTTAGTTAGTGACAGGTTAGCCACATGCAGTGTGTCATCGTCACATCACAAAAGGTGAGAGTGATCTTGTAAGGTGTACCCCTATCACTAATTTCGTATTTTTTTAAAATGTTATTAAAAGCATCCACTACTTCAACCCAACTGGTGCGGGGCAGCCCATTTGATCTCCCAAATGGCCGGATTCTGTCACGGCCCAATATACACCACAGAATAAACCACCAAACCCTAAGCCCCCCTCCGCCCGTGACAGTATATAATCCCAACACAAGCGCGCGGCTCAAACCCTAGCATCTCCAACCCCAGCCGCCGCCACACAAACAGCCCATCCTCCCCAGCCCAAGCTCGCAGCCATGCCTCCCAAGCTCGACCCGTCCCAGATTGTGGAGGTGTACGTCCGCGTCACCGGCGGGGAGGTCGGCGCCGCCTCGTCCCTGGCCCCCAAGATCGGTCCGCTCGGTCTCTCCCCCAAGAAGATCGGAGAAGACATCGCCAAGGAGACCGCCAAGGACTGGAAGGGCCTCCGCGTCACCGTCAAGCTCACCGTCCAGAatcgccaggccaaggtgtccgtCGTCCCCTCCGCCGCTGCCCTCGTCATCAAGGCGCTCAAGGAGCCCGAGAGGGACCGCAAGAAGGTCAAGAACATCAAGCACAACGGCAACATCAGCCTCGACGACGTCATCGAGATCGCCAAGATCATGAAGGTGCGCTCCATGGCCAAGGAGATGGCCGGCACCGTCAAGGAGATCCTCGGCACCTGCGTCAGCGTCGGCTGCACCGTCGACGGCAAGGACCCCAAGGATCTTCAGACGgagatcgacgacggcgaggTTGAGATCCCCGCTTAAGAAGGTATGCGCCGTTCTTGTTTGCCAGTATTTTTTTTTGCTTTGCTGGTACCAAAAATGCTGTTGTGGTCTGCCAAAATGTTAGGGATGGCGTGACTTATAGCATGTCATATGGACTTGAATTGTAACAATTGAAGCTAGGTAGAATGTGTTGAGATTATCTGTTTATACGGTGCAATAGCTGATAGTCCTAAATCTGATACAAAGTAGCTATAGATGATTGTAAGCGGAAGATTGTGAATTTTTATCGTTATGATGATTGTATGCTTATGCTAGCCCATTTTATTCCTTTATCCGATCACATTGTATTCATTGCTAAGAATTTACCTTTTTGTAATTAAACTGCATATGAATCCATTGTAACATCTTTATGTTTCATCATATGCAGGCTTGGCTTTGGGGAGGTTGTTATGTGAGGCTGCTGAAGTAGTTTTTTCTATCTAGATGCTTCCTGATACAGTTGAGAGAATGGATGTGTTATCTTCACTTGTTCTACTCTTGCTGAAGAAGAAACTTTTGTCATGCTTTAGTGCTTCCATTGTGAGACTATTTTTTTACCGCTTTAATGAGTACCTTGGGGAATCAATGTTATTATTGCAGCTAGAATATCATATGTTGAATCTTGTCAGTCATGTTTTGAGCGATTCTGATAAATTGTTGGTCGTTGCATTTGCTTTGCCGTCTTCATTGCTTAGGGCAGTTGATAGCAGCCTGAATATTTCATCGTACAACTATACCGGGTCCATTGAATTCAGTAATCATAACTTAACAACTTAACCACTACTGTTCCTTTATACTTTTGAAAAAGAATTTGGCCATGGATGCTGCATTTATCTTTCTTGTGTCCTTCAACAGCCATTTAGAATTTAGCCTTGGGTCTGCCCATTTTTCTGAAATAATGGATTTTGCCGCTTTGACCTTCTATTGTTGGAAAAATTGTTGGTCTGTGCTATTTATATTACCGTATATTTGGAGTTTATTGTTTGTATATCTGCTTGGTTGATGTCTGCCAGAAGCTGAGCTGCCAGAAGCAGTCTATTGGGGGTAGTCATGGTTGAATCCGAGTAACTATAATCCATCCAAATACCCATTCACGAAACTTAGGACTTGTTCGTTAATCCACCAGCTCCTTAAAATTTAAGAATGTGCGGGGCACCTGAGCAGAGCCACCGGCTCCTTAAAATTTAAGAATCTGCGGGGCACCTGAGAGCCATTTGAGCTACAGCTCTGTCGCTGACTTGttgatgtattttagttttagatacatttattttattattttttataagtatttctGGTGGGAGGGAGTAGTTTACAGAATTAGTAAACATTTAAACTTTGTATTAATTTTATAATAAAGTTAAGTTATTTTTAAGTAACTCAGGCCCTATTtggaaccactcagattatataatccggtttttataatctattatatcTTCAAACATGACAGATTATAGTGcatttataaaaactagatggtcagattattaaaaactcataatctactctatcccagctaaaatcagattatgaattacTAATGATCCATTACTCTTGAAAACTTGGAGATAATTACCTATTGCCACTGTCATCGTCCTTCAAACATGCTCACCTAGATTATTACTTTTGCCTTTAAAAACCAGAGGGCAACtcaaacatgcccacctagattattACTTTTGCCTTTAAAAACCATAGGGCAGACATGTCATTGTATAATATAaaacctgaattacagtttatataatctggtcttcaaacatgtccacctagattatttttataaatcagattatataatctatcctcataatccagattattataatctattgtgaTTCTAAACGGGGCTTTATTTCGGAACGGAGTACATTATAAGAGCATCTCTAAAAGCATGTCTTAATGGACATGTATATGCATTTTACACTACGAGGCCCTAAAAACTGTCGTCCAACAACTTGTCTAAATGAACGAGCAAATATGCACGTCGTCCTAATCGGCATTGATGACGTCCATGCATGGGGGATGTGAAAGCGTTGTCCAAAGCTTAACCACAAGCTAGATTTCACTCTCCCGATGAGAGAGGCGCGCCATCGGAGAAGGCCGTCGACCAAAGCCGTAGCAACCGCGCCATTTCTCCAACTGGCCTGGGCCACCGTCACCATCCCAAGCCACACCCATGCCATCTCCCTGGGGCGCCCTAGGCCCCGTGGCTAGCCAAAGACGATCACGTTGAGCCATCGTGCACCACTTGTCGGACGCGCCGCCAACTGAAGCATGAGGAGAGCGTCGAACCTCCGCCACCTCGATGAGCCAAGACGGCCCCGGACGAGGCAGCTGCCGCAACGCTAGCCGAACATGGCCCATGCCGTCGCAAGGTCAGATCTGGTCGGGCTGCCGCTCTTATTGCCCGTTATCCCCGGC
This genomic stretch from Hordeum vulgare subsp. vulgare chromosome 6H, MorexV3_pseudomolecules_assembly, whole genome shotgun sequence harbors:
- the LOC123402154 gene encoding FK506-binding protein 5-like isoform X2: MEMEMATEAAAAAMDFNALSRRELQALCKLNGVRANMTNLAMVEALQSLPSVDGIDQIGTTLGLPTPGKSAMKSALRATPAAREDQKQQQQLGSPLPRGRRVSVKSPEAIRMDVEEGEDEAKRNFIKEIVRTPGVALRSTSRRPRATPAPLPTPAAGTLRRSQRSTRKTDNAVEVEASTAKRSTRRTARSKVMFDLDHEEEDSTALNEEKVQDAEPKGVTSDEKCDGPEEEEEEEQVTKLPEEGNSKADEPEQGDEVVSSVVPIESADKSCDNSKLDEVVEEATKLQEVEEEQKLASAERSVPLPAMEDSPILGVISKATPEPEEAINEDAFNSTAEAADVPNKMIPAAVTEKEEINSASEDKKVAVVEEEAINEDVFYSTAEAADVPNKMIPAAVTEKEVAGDDLKEDAFNSTVEASDVLNENMTPTDVTEKEIAADDFQEDAFNSTVKASDALNEMTPAAVIEKEVAATDFKEDALNSPVETADAPIEMTPAPVTGKDVAADDIKENAFSSTVETADAPNKMIPAAVTEKEVADDDLPQSDLTEDESAEEHDLDGVGSEEDDLSEYSCEEDDPSEYSCEEDDPSEYSSEEEDDLTKEDMQKVTDSAVVNFYSDEEEDLEDEDMQKANDSTEANFDSNEEEEDLKMPETVEEPKENEESGEEDDFSADLSSEFDDVELSDAETESPSSLVAVEGIHAAPASSAAKTVDSAITNMSLRKLKSALKDGLEAKTADSAITEELEESSEGSEVSQHVDTIVETLDKVAITEEKCPKQNAALTNMSLRKLKSALKEGLIAAKEGKKLVITADEGSRVALAELDDNAEY
- the LOC123402154 gene encoding FK506-binding protein 5-like isoform X1, with the protein product MEMEMATEAAAAAMDFNALSRRELQALCKLNGVRANMTNLAMVEALQSLPSVDGIDQIGTTLGLPTPGKSAMKSALRATPAAREDQKQQQQLGSPLPRGRRVSVKSPEAIRMDVEEGEDEAKRNFIKEIVRTPGVALRSTSRRPRATPAPLPTPAAGTLRRSQRSTRKTDNAVEVEASTAKRSTRRTARSKVMFDLDHEEEDSTALNEEKVQDAEPKGVTSDEKCDGPEEEEEEEQVTKLPEEGNSKADEPEQGDEVVSSVVPIESADKSCDNSKLDEVVEEATKLQEAAVEEEQKLASAERSVPLPAMEDSPILGVISKATPEPEEAINEDAFNSTAEAADVPNKMIPAAVTEKEEINSASEDKKVAVVEEEAINEDVFYSTAEAADVPNKMIPAAVTEKEVAGDDLKEDAFNSTVEASDVLNENMTPTDVTEKEIAADDFQEDAFNSTVKASDALNEMTPAAVIEKEVAATDFKEDALNSPVETADAPIEMTPAPVTGKDVAADDIKENAFSSTVETADAPNKMIPAAVTEKEVADDDLPQSDLTEDESAEEHDLDGVGSEEDDLSEYSCEEDDPSEYSCEEDDPSEYSSEEEDDLTKEDMQKVTDSAVVNFYSDEEEDLEDEDMQKANDSTEANFDSNEEEEDLKMPETVEEPKENEESGEEDDFSADLSSEFDDVELSDAETESPSSLVAVEGIHAAPASSAAKTVDSAITNMSLRKLKSALKDGLEAKTADSAITEELEESSEGSEVSQHVDTIVETLDKVAITEEKCPKQNAALTNMSLRKLKSALKEGLIAAKEGKKLVITADEGSRVALAELDDNAEY
- the LOC123401220 gene encoding 60S ribosomal protein L12-3, with amino-acid sequence MPPKLDPSQIVEVYVRVTGGEVGAASSLAPKIGPLGLSPKKIGEDIAKETAKDWKGLRVTVKLTVQNRQAKVSVVPSAAALVIKALKEPERDRKKVKNIKHNGNISLDDVIEIAKIMKVRSMAKEMAGTVKEILGTCVSVGCTVDGKDPKDLQTEIDDGEVEIPA